The Comamonas testosteroni genome contains the following window.
TGCAAACAGCGTATACAGCACCAGTTCTGGGGGCAGCGCGGCATGCAGCTGGCCGCTGGTCTGGGCTTCGGTGATCCAGATGCTGAGCCGGTTGCTCAGGGCAATCAGCCGGTCCATATAGGCATCGTTGGATTGCAAAGAAGCACTTAGATTCGAGTTCTGTGCCGGCAGCGAAGGCATTTCACCCTCCAGCTGCGTCTGCATGGCCCAGCGCGTCACGGCCTTGAGCTGATCCAGCGGGCGCATGGGAGCACCTGTCTCGGCCGCCTGGCTTGCTTCGTCGCGCAAGCCGTCCACGAAGGCCAGGGCACGATCCAGCACGCCGATCATGGCGGCTCCCGCCAGTTCCTCCTTGGAGGTGAACAGCTTGTAGAGGCTGGCCTTGGCCATGCCGGCTTCGGCAGCGACCTCGTCCACCGTCATGGCGTCATAACCCTTGGTGGCCAGCAGCCGGTTGACGGCCACCACGATGGCCTGCTCACGCACGCGCTGTATCTGCTGTTTGATGGAGGAGCGGCTTGTCATGGGCTTATTTTAGACCTGATAGGCCACACCTCATACTAGATAGTGCAAAGTGGAAATGTTTGGTTTATAGTTTGAACTCATCAGTTCATGATTTGACCTTGCTGGTGCAAACGGACTGATAAACCAGGAAAGGCATTCGCATGCATCGCATTGCAGTCATAGGGTCTGGGATTGCGGGTCTGGCCGCTGCCCGTCGTCTGACAGGCGCGCCTGGCCAGCA
Protein-coding sequences here:
- a CDS encoding TetR/AcrR family transcriptional regulator, which translates into the protein MTSRSSIKQQIQRVREQAIVVAVNRLLATKGYDAMTVDEVAAEAGMAKASLYKLFTSKEELAGAAMIGVLDRALAFVDGLRDEASQAAETGAPMRPLDQLKAVTRWAMQTQLEGEMPSLPAQNSNLSASLQSNDAYMDRLIALSNRLSIWITEAQTSGQLHAALPPELVLYTLFARACDPVVALLKESGQYTHAQIIDWVTSTTFDGLAAAG